A window of Oryctolagus cuniculus chromosome 2, mOryCun1.1, whole genome shotgun sequence genomic DNA:
CCTATTCATTTTTGCATCCCGCAAGAAATGGTAACCTTCATTAGAGTAAAAGCCACAATTTAACCATTATGCCTCCTTCAAACGTTATCTTACCGAAGTCATACAACACCATCtacttattgaataaataaatgaagcagcTCTTGTCTTTTAACTTATATAGAACTTTGAATCTTTCAAAGCTTCCAAGGTGACTAAGGGCATATTGTAGgcactcattaaatatttgttgaactaagAATAGGacaaaattgcatttttttataagatttacatGATGATATACAGTAGTACAAATCCGATggagtataaattttaaaattccattgtaCTAAATGTATCTGAACAGTTAATCTCAAAATGTACAAAAACATGTTTACGGTAGAAGCAAAACTCTCATaggaaatattccaaaattcatTATATACATCTCCCTAGGAAAGACTTTTCTAGAAAAGTCCTATTGCTAAGTCTCTCAAGTCTCCAGTCACTAATTAttctatgaaggaaaaaaaaaacatatataaacTAATAACAAGATTTAGTATAATTTCCAAAAAGGCAAAAAGTATCAATGAAATactaagaatgagaaaaaaatactttaagaaaaCAGTTACAGATAAATACAATATTGCTATAAATACAAGTTCATAAAAATAATATCCTTGTTGATtaaaaaaacaatgttaaaaataaagaaggaaagttatcagcaaaagataaataaaactttaagcaGAACAGGGAATAGTActagaagtttttaaaatgaaaaagatgaaaaacaatTCTTCATGACActaaaaattttgtaaatatgccaaagaaattttgaaattattttgaaaaataattaggCATCTTCCATCTTACTTTTCTAGGATGATCCCATATTTCATGGGGTGGATTATATTGAAATATACTTTGCAGTTATTTCTTAGAAGATACAATGGCTAAGAATCTTGAAGGACAAAATACGGTTCTGTTGTTAAAATGAGTAAATCCAAGTTACttttggaaaacagtaaaagTATGAAATGAGGAtgatataaagaattaaaaatgaacttcACATTCTATTTTCCACTCAtgacagtctttaaaaaatatgtgtgtatattttcaggtcaattatatatatatttttaatcaccATGAGGTTTTTAATTCTGACATATTGGTTATAGTATTATTTTTAGTTATCCTGAGGATAATAAAGGCCATTCTTTTCAGTTTTGATTCACCTTTCAAAAGAGACTATTACACCTCTAAAATTTTAATTACTGATATTAGATATTTGAActtttaatcattacatataGGTATTACTGAAATGGGTGTTTTAAAGTTATTCAGTTAAATAATTGAAATGGGGGCATAAaatcattaatttattaaaactCTAGAATTTAATAActgctttttaatatttaacataagACCTAATactatttagttttaaaataagtttCTTCAGACAGAATTCATCAACTCCCCCCACCCTAAAATATATGTAACAATGCAATCATGACAACATATtcttaaatttccaaattcaaccCAGCATGCTTTCACATCAAAAAGTAAACAATCAGCACTCCCACATCTCCTTAATATTTTGCATTATCTGGCAGTTATTAGTAGGCACAGAGTTGGAAATGGCTATGTTGCCATTACAGCATCCACATCTTATTTTTGGTAAGTTCTAAAGTCTCCTTAGGCACCAATGTCAGGTCACTATTAGCTGGGTAAAGCAATTTCCATTTGCATTCTGAGGTTAGCATTATATAACAATAACTTGTGTAAGACTCAATATAGCTTATCTGTGGAAAGGAATTCACATCCTTACATCTGTAGAAATAAATTCTACTTCTAAGAAAAGAACTATTCAACAAACCtgatttattgaaataaattatatcaCTCTTCAAATAAGCAGTCTCAAGGTGATTCCAAAGCAGTACCAAAGGCTATAAGAACTTGATTGTGGATGTGAGTCTGACAGCCAAGGATTATGTTATAGCAATTTAGCAatgaaatagttatttttttctatactGGTCTCAGAGTTATTATCAAgagaataaatacatacattggCCTTTAGTGATTAATTTTTAGTTATTCACTTGGTCATCTTTATGAAAACTTTATTAGATTTATCAAATGCAAGTgcagaaaataaaactttaatattaatgatatattttaaagaaactgtCTATACTAAATATGTTTTTATGTCCTTGAAATTCTGGATACATTAAGAGGTGGGGAAGTACACTAGCACATTTGGAAACACCTAATTACATGAGTTTCATACTAGGTGCCAAGAAATCAGGTTGtccaaatattttagaaataaaattgaaccAGCTGCTCTTTTTCTACCTGTTATCTTGTACTTTACTCAAGGCACCTacaatgaaactttttaaaattaagtagagAAAAACTTACCTAGTTGGGATTTTGAAAAATAGTTTGCCATTTGTCCACTGTTGCAAGACTGTCGTTTATGTCTTTTTGTTGAAATTTCTGTGGTCTTCCAAGGtggtctttttcttttgttcaatTTGCTAATAACTTCAGAACTATCAGGAGGATTCTTGTCAAAGCTAACAAATTTACTTAATTTACTATTGTCAAGCTGGTCAGTGAATTTATCATTTGAAGGACTATTTGCTttagtattttctatttctttagtttgctttttaaaagaattctgccTAGCAGAATGGGACCTTAAAGTAAAGCGCTTTGATTCTTCTAAATGAGTCTGATGATTACTTCCACTGTCAATAGATTCAGGGGAATAAATGACTGTATTTAGTTTAAAAGTGTTTCTGTGCTCAAGATAGTTGATCTTCCTCAAAAATATCCTACaatcttttaaagtttttgaccTCCAATTATTTGAGCATACACTTCCTGGTCTTGGTTccctttcaaaatctttttggcTGCAATCTGTTCCAGTCTCCTTTGCTTCTGACTTAAATTTACTCTCTATATTAGAATGTGTTTTAAGGTCAGGGattgccatctgctgctgcaaAAAGTCATCCCTGATCTCAGGTGGCACAATACACGAATTATCTACTGCATTTTCCCCTTCAAGTGGGATGTCAGTATTTGTCCTCCCCCCAGTCTTACTTAAAAACTGATTCTGGCAGAAAAATCTTAAGTTCCTCCTTTTAGAGTTCCAATCAACTGTTCCATGGCTGTGCAGCTTACCCTCTCTTCTCCACCTCTCATGGTGTAACCCCTTAAACTCAGTTCTTTTTAATCTAGCTAGTGTTAAATTACTCTTAATATTCAAGAGCGGAGAGCTAACCATTTTATGTAGTATATGCAACTTCCCTGCTGACTTTGAGGGAGAAGAGAgtgcaaattttttaaagtgctttctAAAGGGGCTGTTATTAAAATCAGAATATTTGGTACCTAATTTAATTCCCCTGGTATTTATTACTTCCAAAGGGTTTCGAGCATTTGCTTTCCTAACTAGTGAAAGAGATTGTGTTTCTGTTGTTTGCATAAACCAGGTAGAGAGTTCATTCAAatcatattttttctgaaaaagcaTTTTTACAGGTGAAACTTCAAGTTCTAACAGACATGTTTCCAGAGGTTTTGCTATTTTGAAATTatcattttcagcatgttgtcTTTTTTTATGAACACAGTTTTCAGCTTCATCTCCACTCACTTGTACCCAAGCATTTGCTATTTGCTCAAATCTGTTGTTTAATTCCTCTAATAAGGAATCATTGGAAGTAGATGTAGCCCACCACCTGAGCAAAGGGTTTGATGAAATTATAGGGTCCAAGGAGACTTCTGAAGTGGACACTAAATTGTTATCGTCCAAACACTTTTTTGCATTCCTTGAATATCTAGTTCCTGGGGTATCTTTTGAAGCTATTTTTATCCTTGACTGcctatgttttttcttctgactTTTACCTTTCTGCAAATGGAGCTTGTATGACTTATGAAGTACAGCATTTCTATAAaaaagtgaactagaagatgctAATGAATGTAAGAAATGTAGAGATGGTTTTCTGTCCCTAATAGAATGTCTCAAAGGTACTGCAGCAACCATACTTTTTGATCCATTCTTACACGTGTCAACTGCAGTGTGCCTTACGTTATCCATCTTACTGCATTGTTGATCAAACTTTTCTTCAGGCAGAGCTTTTTCTAACATAGTCTCCTTTTCTAAAGGAGGTAAGCAGCTGCTAATACTTACTTCTCTTTCCTGAGGTGAAATTCTATTAATAGTCACAGAGATGCCAGAGATTTTCACTTTTGCAGGCCTACCAGGCTTTCTAATTATTGCCAATGGCTTTTGATTTGGTCGAATAATGTTCTTGGAAGGCTGAGGTATCACAGACTTGTTTTTGATAGGTCTAACATATTCAAAGCCTGACTCCAAGATCTCACTTTCAGTAGTCAAACTTGACATAGCACTTACCCTTTCACTTAAGTCAATTTCATGTTCTCTAATATTTCTGAGACTATTATATTCAGTTGGAAACTCAGCAACATTATTTAAAGACCTAATATtgcttttgtttgcatttccttcaGAAACATGTCTTTTAGTTCTTCTTGATCTGCCATAAATAACAGTTACTGTAATACTCTTTTTGTAAATACCTTCCTTTACTTCTGATATGAGAGATTCTGAGCTCTTTCTTTCAGTATTAAAGGACTCATTTTGGCAAATGGTGATGTCTGTTTGATCAATTTTAGGCTTTGGTGGTCTTCCAATTGGTCGCTTAACCTGTTTCACAACTTGGGGACCTATTTTTTTAGGTCTAcctggttttcttttaaaagatgaatcAATAATACCACTTGAATTTTCCTTACATTCTTCTTGTGGCTTATCACTTTTTATATCATTAACAAACATTTCAGAAGATTCTGCAGCTTCTTTTGTACAATTAAATTTGTTTAATTCTCTTTGAAGAGTGTCATTATCATAATGGTTAGAACCATAATTTTCATACTTAGCATTTGGGGTATCctcatttgtttctctttttttcccaattCCACGATGTGTTACACGTTTTTCAGAAGGAACGTCAGCATTTGATTGAGATGTATCAACTGAAGTTAAAGTATATTTGACTCCTTCATTGCTTTTAACCTCAGATAAAAACATGAGTTTAATAGGACTAGAATAGTTGGGTACTGAAGAGCTTTCCACACCTTCATATTTTTTTGATACATTTTCAGCATTGGAAATCAAGCTACCCATATCTGAAGTAGACTTTTTCAGATTATCAAGTCTTTTgttatttaaatctactgtagGCATACAATGACTTTTGATAATATTGTTGGATGTTACCAGAGACTTTGTTAAACTCTGCTCTTTGCATGCCACTCTACTTAGATTAAGATTCATATTTCTCCCAGAATTTTGGTCTTTACCATCAACTTCTATCACTTTCTTAGATGCTTTATATCCTTCTGATAATGACTGATTATTCCAAGACTTTTTGGCCATATTTATTGTATCTTCCAAACGTTCCACAACAACTTGCAAATTAGAACTCATTGCAATTTTGTTTAGGTCTATATTGTGTGAGCTTTCAATCTGAATATTTttcacaagttcttttttttttgtggattCAGATACTCTTTTGGCCTTAGGAGATTTTTTGAAAACGTAATTATTTGTTACATATATAGAATACCACCCTGGAGGCACAATATTTCGTTTATTTCTGTTTAGAGGTTCAGGAACATCACTTCTCAAAGGAGTTTGAAAAGTCTCTAATTTTGGATTCTCCCAATGATTTTGCACAATCATTTTTCCAGTTGCAGATTTCTCTTGTGACTTTCTTATGTTCATTTTCTCAGGTGAAGTTGCTTTAAAGCTTTCTGAAAATGCATCAAAAGCCGAGTTAGTTTCTAAACTGCGAAGAGGTAGTTGCAATGAATGTAATGCATAATTTGGTGAAAATGATGTTTCTGCATGATTTTTAACTTCAAAGCTTTTAGAATTTTGTAAACAAGGCCCCTGGCAATGGCAGAATTCTTCTTTGTCCGATGAAAATATCTCATCACTGTGCATcaatttccttgaatttttttcactgtatttttttctaataaaactttCATCAAGACTAGCAAGTTCTCTTTTTATCTGTAAAGACTGCCTTCTAAACATGGGTGAGTCAGGAGAACTGTGCATTGCAAATAAGGTTTCTTGACGCTTTCGAAATCTTGtctgaataattttattttctacattttcatcATGTTGACTCAGTAATTCCATAAAACTGTAATCACTGGCCTTTGCATTATGCAAGAGAGAGGTTATTAAATCTCCCAACTTGAAATCATAATCTGCATTACAATCACTGCTAGATAATTTTATAAGGTTTGTTGTATCTGTGGTTtctattgattttaatttttcattaatgcGATCCATTAAATCTTCGAAAATGAAACCAGATTCACCTTTTTCATGATTTTTGGTACAATTATTGCTGTCATCCAAGAGCAAAAAATCAgagttacttatttttttagttttatatattttaccttCATGATCACACTTGTTGATGCTTATTTCTGCTGGTGTGAGAGATGGAGGCTGGTTAATATTTGTTTCAAGTTTGTTATTTTCTAAGCCTGAAAGCTCTGAGATGACATCCTTTAACTTTTCAGTTCCTTCAGTCTGTACAGGTGACAatggtgggggtgaggggcttCGAGATCTACAAAGATCTTTAAGACTTACTGAAAGATCACACAATTCCCTTGACAAAAGAGGACTATGAAAGGTGGATTTTGTAGAGTGAACGTTTGGTAGTGGTCCAGAACAGCACCTGTGAGAATTATAACCATTTGCGATTTCTCTATTCACTACTGTCTTAATATGTTCAACAGTTACAGTTTGGCAAGATAAACAATGTAAATCTTTAATACAGACTGGCAGAGGCCCTAAACCAGGGCTCTGTCTTTCATTTTGTAAGCACCCTCTTTCTGCCAGTCTGTATTCACAACTACAGAACAGACTATGTATATCATCTTCAATTAGGGGCTTTTGAGATTCTGAAGACACAGAACATGATGCATTAcaacaaaaaagagaagcagTACTCTGCTCTTGGACTATACATTTCAACATAGCCAAAACTTGTTGCTGGTGATGTATGCACAAAGATTCCAAAACTTTGCTTaatgctgatttttctttttccattttagtaGCTTCCTCTGATTTTGCATCAACAGttgaactaaaaataaaaatcaaacaaaaaaatgaattacAGCAAAAATACCATCATAAGGAGTCATAATTTTAACAGAGTTGAATAAAAGATATTTTGGTACTGTTGGACTCCTATAAAAACTACAACAATGACATCTTCATTATTGTTTAGCAAAAATGTAATGAAGCACTGATGATAATTAACTTCTTGTGATGAagtttaagaattaaaataaggCCCTAATTTTGCAGAAATATAAAAGCTAATGATTACACATGgctataattatatattaatatttagtgTCTTGATATATTAAGAATATTTAATGGAAAGTGCTTCAGGAGTTACCATTTTTATCAACATTTTATAAGTTATTTTGAAACTACCAGTCAAATTAGTGCAAATATGGAAAAAAGATGTAGAagtataaaatctttatttaaagtaatttttaaggcagtgaaaatgaaattaataaaagagAGCTCTACATAGTCACAAGGAAAATTAAGGGATTTAGATTTAATATAAATAACAGAATATCTTTCCTAAGATTAAGCTGCAGGCATTTTaacctaataaaataaaaaatggaagctatttaaaaatgaaatctactCTTAATTGATTTTAAATACTCAAGTAATTACATGAAACTAAAGTCATTACATTACTTACCTAATTATTAAATTTCAAATGCTGGAAAATGCCCCTCTGCAGAAACTAACATACATCTAATTTAACTAAAACCCAGGAATGCTTATCAACCAATTACAGAAGGctacaaaaatatctttttaatccAATACCAGCAGCAAGAAGAGTAAAATCCATTAAAAGAATTCTGTTTCAGAAAAGTATCTATTTTAATTAAACATATCACCAAACTCTGTACATGAAAACAGCCTTTCACTTGTGATTTGTtatatttgttgttgtttatagTTCCTGGtttgttgaaattttattttcagttggaATTGAGATATGTTGATTATAAACTGCCATTGAAAAAATTATGTTGCTAAAGACTATTCTCAAATATACTAAAAATCCAAGGAtgtttcatttaaaacaaaaagtggaattaatctttttattttactccCTAGAACTGGCATAAGCTGTTCCATAGATAGAAGTATGcaacatttcatttaaatttataaaagtatGCTATTTGAGTAGCAAAATTATCAAAGTTTGAACATTTGATTAAaacttttcaggaaaaaaatttaactttacCAGATTCAACCAACATTTCGCTAAAACTAGCAAATGATGTGACATCAAGAAGCTATCAAAGTGAGAAGAGATGTGAAATTGCAATACAACTTTTTATGCCCACTGCTGCCTACACATAGATTAAGATAGGACATTACCCCAGTTCCTTtgcctttttgaaaattttgtaatGGTTAGAAGTGTAAAATGATATAACTGACACCCAGGATTCAGtattagaaagttaaaaaaaaatgagaacaaaatcAAGAGGAAATGTtaactataaaatattaagatataattatacttttttccagcaaattaaaaatttcacataagcaaaagaaaataaaaatcttctaataAATGTATTTCAATGGTTTTTCTAATAAATGTGTTTTAATGGTTTTAAGTGATATTATGACCTGTTAAACATGTTAAAATGAGAACTGACATGTTTCTTAGAAAAATATGCTGCACTGTATTGTAAAGATTAGTATTATTTTGTAAGTTACTGAAATGTTCAAAGGCTTCTGTTAATAACGACATAACAGAAGAAATATCAAGGTGTCTGGtggtaaataatcttaaaaaagttacAATTTCAATGTGATTAAATATGAAAACCTCTCAAGTTTTACAACCCTTTTCTGATATTCCAAGGTTTTCTATAGTTTTAAGAGTTTTTCTGATTCATTTTATTACTTTCAGGAATGGAATTTCAAAAATACCACAGTGGCCAGTATTTAATTCTATATTAATAGCTTAATAAATATATCTAGATATTAAGATGAGATTACATTTTACAGATCACATATGAGATAAGTAAGTTTTCAGTAAGTTCTATAATATGCTCATCTGGCTTCAGATTTCTTGCATGttagaatttcaaagaaaaaccCACCATTTGAGTAAATAATACATGTTAGTCCCCAATCTAGAATTTATTCTCAAGTGATTACGAAAAACTTCTAAAACTGTTTTTCTCATATATCCCTTGTTTTAatggttaaaattttattttttccacttcGATTTATAAACCAACATATCCTGTCTACTTCTTTTTGTGCTTTACTATTCATTTTCCCATTAGAAGCTTGTTACTGAAATATGTCTATGGAAAAAGTAAATTTCTAATACTGATTTTAATAAAACTGCTTCCTAGTAGGGAATCAAAGAAGTCAGTATAGTCAgggtttttcttttcacttttttgtttttcttttactgaataagtaaatcaatcaCACACCAACAGTGCTGTAAATTTAAGTGCAAAAGCATTGAAGTGCTTTACTACAAATTACAACCTAGAAACACGTTAACTGAACAATTAAAATTCATACAATCAGATTTAGATATATAACAACACAAAGTAGGAACAGAATTACAGTACATTTACAACACAAGACAGATACATGAATTCATTAGAAAATATTGTAATAAATAATTCATGAATTATAGTGCAATTGATTTATGCATAAATATAACTAATTGCCTAACAATCAGTTTATATTAACAAAATCTGTCAAAATCAAGGCAGCCACAGAGTTTTACTAAATTACTGCGACAATGGAAATActgcaattaaaaaacaaatacaagtatTTGTACTGTAAACAACTAAAAAAATCAGTCTCACTAAAGTTAGTatacaatttaatataaaattgtcATTAGCTACCAGAAATGGTTTAAACAACTTTACTGAGCAGTAGTTTTCTAAAAACAGAggcactgttttttcttttccttctttttaaattttaaatataaaatacttgaGGAACATTCAAATAAGTGGAAAGCACATACAGGTTGCTTTCACCTTCATTAAAAGACTGCTGAAACTGGATTTTTCAGAAAAGTGTCAATTAACAAGTAGTAACTGGTAACTAAATTTataaagtactttgaaaatttaacaTAAAGAACATCTTAATAGAATCACTGGGTAGAAGGGGAACCCATAAATTTCCCTGCCTTTCCTAGTTTGTATAATCAAAAAGTTAACTCAATAATagaaacattttgtttcttttaaaagttatgGGTTGATCATTACCTATAAactatcaaaaaatattttaatttactatttctgaccaaaaataaataatacaagtaCTAAAATGCTGTAAATTAATTATAACATTACCTATAAAACTACTGATCACTGTGAAGTCAATAGCAAAATGATCCCTGATTTATGAATCCTGTAAAGTTTTTGGTCAGGTCATCTTTAAATGATATAAAAGTGTTCTGTAAGTTTCCCTTTACTATAAACTTCTCAATCAATTTATTAATGTAAATATAGTGTgaggaataaaaaatacaatataaacaTTATGTAATGCAGTCAAGCCCCCAAAGTTCTACAAGTAAAATTCTGTATAAAGAGGTcaataaaattgttttgaaacaTTTACTTTACTGTTAACTTTGTTTTTcagtggggggggaggggaaatatattaaataatccaAGTTCTGGCCCTCACAAAATATGgcttaattctttaaaaagaaagatgaccCTGACATCTGCTGTTTTGTAATctattatgtatattttcttgggggaaaaaaaaaagagcaagaggaTTCATACCCTAGTATGCAGGTAACATTAATAGCTGAAGAGGGTTCAGTATAGATCTCAGAGACCAATTATAGCTACTTAATTGTATAGTTTCTCACTCTTCAGTTTCTTTAAACATATATAAGCAGTTTTTCAGTTTAATAGCTGAAAATCTCTTTAGTATTTTATGTATATGTGATTattaaatacacacaaacacaagtgTAGAAACACAAGTATTTGACAAGGTGcacttacttttttaaattcaGCTATTATTATTCCTTTTGGATTTAGGAAAACTGGCTTAGAAAAATGATTAGAACCTGAATTTTAACAGAGAAAAGGGGCACTcaggaattttgaaaatataaagcaaatcCTCATTCTTTATAGAGAGGCACATGCTTTATAATACTTTACAACTGAAACTGCATATTCCATAAATCCAACATGGATACTTTGACTCATACTTTTTAAAACTGCTATATAAAAATCACTGGTCTCTCTCAGGAATCTAGTAAAAGTTAAAATGCACTGCCCAGCTTCTAACTACCCAGTTAGTAGAGAGTTTACATTACTGAAAGTTCAAAACAGCTTCAGtgttaaatatttgtaaatctaTTCAAGACCCTGAACAAACTGCAAATTTGGTTATTAGCAAAATGATAATGTATCGCCCACCAAAATGAAATCTGTAATTCATTTTGATAaactgaaaatgttttgaaatgtcaCAGCAGCAAATATATTAAAGTTACACTGAGGTTTTTCAACAGGAGTGTGTCACAAtccttaaattttaaagtagtcatAACATCAACTAACCAGCACATTTAAACCAAAGTTATCATTCTCAAGCTTTTTCTGTGCACATTATAAACATGCTCTAAGTTGCATTCCAACTTTCTTTTCTAACCTTACACATTagcttatttttcaaatgaaaaacaaaattaaataattaaatttaaattactttttgttCTTAGTATTCCATCTTATATTAAAAGATTCTATAGCTGCTGGGGTTAACTATgtgtcagttttttcttttaaaagtatataccTTATAaaccccaacttcctgctaaatcAACTAgtaaatgataaatattaaaatttcattatacATATCCTTTAAggttttcttttctattcctgGGGATGCACTTGAgtgcatttcatattttatagaaTGCACTGTAGTGTACTAATACTGTATATATTAATGTTTCTTAATATGAGAGTTTCTTTATTTCAGATTTGATGGTTGTTTGACATACTTACAATAAATGTAAGTATGctatataaaaatgtttacaaagtGTTAATATCATATTTCCATTATAAGATGGTTCAACTGAATGGCTGGAATGGTCTTTCACTAATAAAAATGTTTCACTTGACAATTACTTGTTTTCCCACAACGCTTTATGCTATTGACTACTAAAGAAAACCTGAATCTTTTTCACCTATTTATACAAGGATTAAATACAAACTACCAGAATTAAGTAAGCAACTATATAATTCTGTCCACAGTGAAAACcctgaataaaacttttttttcaaaaggcatgTAAGTGGTTTTTGATCTGTAAAATTTCATGTCTCCTGTCAGAGTGAGCATTTGTAATtcccacatgtgtgtatatagacacacaaatacacacctgtgcacatacacacacgcaaatacacacacacacacattttcctaaCAAGTAATCTACACAGGCTTGCTGCTGTTTTTGCAGCTGCCAGTCCCTGAATCTGTCGTATGATATAACCCAGTGTCTGGTAATCGTAGTTTCTTCTTCGGAGGAGTCTTCAGTGTTCCAGATCTTTCTTTTACCTTGTATTCTAAAGTGCTGTGAGGTACCCCATAAATTCCTTGTGCT
This region includes:
- the LCORL gene encoding ligand-dependent nuclear receptor corepressor-like protein isoform X7, which gives rise to MDEKCSFCNLQREAVSDCIPSLDSSQSTPTEELSSQGQSNTDKIECQAENYLNALFRKKGNTDLPQNCDPNIPLVAQELMKKMIRQFAIEYISKSGKIQENRNGSIGPSLICKSIHMNQAENSLQEEQEGPLDLTVNRMQEQNTQQGDGVLDLSTKKTSIKSEESSISDPSSENSMAGSTVDAKSEEATKMEKEKSALSKVLESLCIHHQQQVLAMLKCIVQEQSTASLFCCNASCSVSSESQKPLIEDDIHSLFCSCEYRLAERGCLQNERQSPGLGPLPVCIKDLHCLSCQTVTVEHIKTVVNREIANGYNSHRCCSGPLPNVHSTKSTFHSPLLSRELCDLSVSLKDLCRSRSPSPPPLSPVQTEGTEKLKDVISELSGLENNKLETNINQPPSLTPAEISINKCDHEGKIYKTKKISNSDFLLLDDSNNCTKNHEKGESGFIFEDLMDRINEKLKSIETTDTTNLIKLSSSDCNADYDFKLGDLITSLLHNAKASDYSFMELLSQHDENVENKIIQTRFRKRQETLFAMHSSPDSPMFRRQSLQIKRELASLDESFIRKKYSEKNSRKLMHSDEIFSSDKEEFCHCQGPCLQNSKSFEVKNHAETSFSPNYALHSLQLPLRSLETNSAFDAFSESFKATSPEKMNIRKSQEKSATGKMIVQNHWENPKLETFQTPLRSDVPEPLNRNKRNIVPPGWYSIYVTNNYVFKKSPKAKRVSESTKKKELVKNIQIESSHNIDLNKIAMSSNLQVVVERLEDTINMAKKSWNNQSLSEGYKASKKVIEVDGKDQNSGRNMNLNLSRVACKEQSLTKSLVTSNNIIKSHCMPTVDLNNKRLDNLKKSTSDMGSLISNAENVSKKYEGVESSSVPNYSSPIKLMFLSEVKSNEGVKYTLTSVDTSQSNADVPSEKRVTHRGIGKKRETNEDTPNAKYENYGSNHYDNDTLQRELNKFNCTKEAAESSEMFVNDIKSDKPQEECKENSSGIIDSSFKRKPGRPKKIGPQVVKQVKRPIGRPPKPKIDQTDITICQNESFNTERKSSESLISEVKEGIYKKSITVTVIYGRSRRTKRHVSEGNANKSNIRSLNNVAEFPTEYNSLRNIREHEIDLSERVSAMSSLTTESEILESGFEYVRPIKNKSVIPQPSKNIIRPNQKPLAIIRKPGRPAKVKISGISVTINRISPQEREVSISSCLPPLEKETMLEKALPEEKFDQQCSKMDNVRHTAVDTCKNGSKSMVAAVPLRHSIRDRKPSLHFLHSLASSSSLFYRNAVLHKSYKLHLQKGKSQKKKHRQSRIKIASKDTPGTRYSRNAKKCLDDNNLVSTSEVSLDPIISSNPLLRWWATSTSNDSLLEELNNRFEQIANAWVQVSGDEAENCVHKKRQHAENDNFKIAKPLETCLLELEVSPVKMLFQKKYDLNELSTWFMQTTETQSLSLVRKANARNPLEVINTRGIKLGTKYSDFNNSPFRKHFKKFALSSPSKSAGKLHILHKMVSSPLLNIKSNLTLARLKRTEFKGLHHERWRREGKLHSHGTVDWNSKRRNLRFFCQNQFLSKTGGRTNTDIPLEGENAVDNSCIVPPEIRDDFLQQQMAIPDLKTHSNIESKFKSEAKETGTDCSQKDFEREPRPGSVCSNNWRSKTLKDCRIFLRKINYLEHRNTFKLNTVIYSPESIDSGSNHQTHLEESKRFTLRSHSARQNSFKKQTKEIENTKANSPSNDKFTDQLDNSKLSKFVSFDKNPPDSSEVISKLNKRKRPPWKTTEISTKRHKRQSCNSGQMANYFSKSQLGKFFST